The proteins below are encoded in one region of Xenopus laevis strain J_2021 chromosome 8L, Xenopus_laevis_v10.1, whole genome shotgun sequence:
- the LOC108699343 gene encoding putative nuclease HARBI1, translating to MASEAKMDIEMPLLILYKIRTSRLSQNKEQQRGGRNAAKKRRVYLRNERKFPNRVNLLDLNEEEIKARYRLSSAAIQSLFEKVKENLNPKTERSHAIPGIVKLLCALHFFTSGSFQNSVSTAGGITQSSFSRFLFQVIQAIVNLYKEYISFPNDPASLKAVKRSFMSVAGFPNVIGAIDCTHVALSPPSENEYIYRNEKHFHSLNMQVVVSYNMKIIDVVAKFPGSTEDSYILSQSGLHQRFENGEFGSGWLLGDNMYGLKPWLMTPINNPKTRAEKKYNHAHSTTRSTIDRTFGMLKTRFGCLDKSKGVLLYSPEKVCKIFFVCCILHNIAMNENDDLEIIEEYAQHEEINTEPFEDDTDEGGVLREKLILDHFSD from the exons ATGGCCTCTGAAGCT AAAATGGATATTGAAATGCCGCTTTTAATACTGTACAAAATACGGACAAGCCGCCTGTCGCAGAACAAAGAGCAGCAGAGGGGCGGGAGAAATGCAGCGAAAAAGAGACGCGTTTACTTGCGAAACGAAAGGAAGTTCCCCAACCGAGTAAATCTCCTTGATCTGAACGAAGAAGAGATTAAAGCGAGATATCGATTATCCTCCGCAGCCATTCAGTCCCtctttgaaaaagtaaaagaaaacttAAATCCCAAAACAGAGCGAAGCCACGCCATTCCGGGCATCGTCAAGTTACTGTGCGCGCTACACTTTTTCACCAGTGGCTCTTTCCAGAACAGCGTCTCCACAGCCGGCGGCATCACCCAGTCCAGCTTCAGCCGATTCCTCTTCCAAGTCATACAGGCCATAGTGAACTTGTACAAAGAGTACATTAGTTTTCCTAATGACCCAGCCTCACTGAAAGCAGTCAAACGGTCCTTCATGAGTGTAGCGGGATTCCCGAATGTCATCGGGGCCATCGATTGCACCCATGTTGCCTTATCGCCCCCGTCCGAAAATGAATACATCTATCGGAATGAAAAGCACTTCCATTCGTTGAATATGCAAGTCGTCGTGTCGTACAACATGAAGATTATCGACGTGGTGGCCAAGTTCCCTGGTTCCACTGAAGACTCCTACATATTAAGTCAGTCTGGGCTTCATCAGCGTTTCGAGAATGGGGAATTTGGATCTGGATGGTTGTTAG GTGATAACATGTATGGCCTAAAGCCTTGGCTCATGACTCCCATTAATAATCCTAAAACCCGggcagagaaaaaatacaatcacGCTCATTCTACGACGCGCTCAACAATCGACCGTACGTTTGGAATGCTTAAAACCCGATTCGGATGCCTGGATAAATCGAAAGGGGTTTTGCTTTACTCCCCTGAGAAagtctgtaaaatatttttcGTCTGCTGCATACTTCACAACATTGCCATGAATGAAAACGACGACTTGGAAATAATCGAGGAGTATGCTCAGCATGAAGAAATAAACACGGAGCCCTTCGAAGATGATACGGACGAAGGAGGCGTTCTACGAGAGAAGTTGATACTGGATCATTTTTCAG ACTAA